The following are from one region of the Silene latifolia isolate original U9 population chromosome 9, ASM4854445v1, whole genome shotgun sequence genome:
- the LOC141602280 gene encoding protein FAR1-RELATED SEQUENCE 5-like, with translation MVRKYGIEKCSWVMESYLIRESWVPAYWRGIFCAGMSSTQRSEQQNRFFKTYVNGRTTLTQFAQKIEEALKLKVEEETANNHDCTEKPYKIECNLLVEQVFHKLYTKKIYKLVCDEVIGLIYTNADPARRLGHSVTFNVEDKKVAPFGKCKKYWVDIDEVWDRSSAHVSYLSSRVYCVDILLDAWLSKDVKVIPEKYILDRWRKDLVREYETIKTGYYNPEVSAHAKKSLEVTIRNHYISTLALRENETYATYDRLTSELIKELEGIVGVETIDAYVPGGVSSRVWGHRRLQPK, from the coding sequence ATGGTTCGTAAATATGGTATTGAAAAATGTTCGTGGGTGATGGAGTCGTATTTGATCAGGGAGAGTTGGGTCCCCGCATATTGGCGTGGGATATTTTGTGCTGGGATGTCGTCGACGCAGAGGAGTGAGCAACAAAACCGGTTTTTCAAAACTTATGTCAATGGGAGGACTACTTTAACTCAGTTTGCCCAGAAAATTGAGGAAGCCTTGAAATTGAAAGTGGAGGAGGAGACCGCGAACAATCACGATTGCACAGAGAAACCGTATAAGATTGAGTGCAACTTACTTGTTGAGCAGGTTTTCCATAAATTGTATACTAAGAAGATATATAAGTTGGTATGTGACGAGGTAATTGGGTTAATTTATACGAACGCTGATCCGGCGAGAAGACTTGGGCATAGTGTGACATTTAACGTTGAAGATAAAAAAGTGGCGCCATTTGGTAAGTGTAAGAAATATTGGGTTGATATTGATGAAGTGTGGGACCGCTCAAGTGCTCATGTAAGTTATTTGAGTTCAAGGGTATACTGTGTCGACATATTATTAGATGCATGGTTATCGAAAGATGTGAAGGTGATCCCGGAGAAGTATATACTTGATCGATGGCGAAAGGACTTGGTTAGAGAATACGAGACAATCAAAACTGGGTACTATAATCCGGAAGTCTCAGCTCATGCGAAGAAGTCGTTGGAGGTAACTATAAGGAACCATTACATTTCCACACTAGCGCTTCGAGAAAATGAAACTTATGCAACATATGATAGATTGACTTCTGAATTAATTAAGGAGTTGGaggggattgttggtgttgaaACTATAGACGCCTATGTCCCTGGCGGTGTTTCTTCTAGGGTATGGGGTCATAGAAGGCTACAGCCTAAGTAA